A DNA window from Pseudodesulfovibrio thermohalotolerans contains the following coding sequences:
- a CDS encoding basic amino acid ABC transporter substrate-binding protein, translated as MKFSKLRVILMLVMALTLCAFSFAQAGTTLEKVKAAGEITVGNSPDYPPFEAIGDGGERVGFDVDLLDAIAAKMGIKVKWVTMDFAAIVTATQSGQVDMGMSGFSISPERAEQVSFSAPYFASGQVIVVRSDSEIKSAADLKGRKIAVQLGTTGEQEADKIEGAEVVKPESYNIAFMMLNTKAADAVIADISVADEFVKRGMFKRAGEPLSFEEFAMITRKGNDDLLTALNKALAEVKADGTYAAIVKKWNL; from the coding sequence ATGAAGTTCAGCAAATTGCGCGTCATCCTCATGCTGGTCATGGCTCTTACGCTGTGTGCTTTCTCTTTCGCCCAGGCCGGAACCACCCTGGAGAAGGTCAAAGCCGCCGGTGAGATCACCGTGGGCAACTCTCCCGACTATCCTCCGTTCGAAGCCATCGGCGACGGCGGCGAGCGCGTTGGTTTCGATGTCGACCTGCTTGACGCCATTGCCGCCAAGATGGGCATCAAGGTCAAGTGGGTGACCATGGACTTCGCCGCCATCGTTACCGCCACCCAGAGCGGTCAGGTGGACATGGGCATGTCCGGCTTCTCCATTTCGCCCGAGCGCGCCGAGCAGGTGAGCTTCTCCGCTCCCTATTTCGCCAGCGGCCAGGTCATCGTGGTTCGCAGTGATTCCGAGATCAAGTCCGCCGCCGACCTTAAGGGCCGGAAGATTGCGGTTCAGCTCGGCACCACCGGCGAGCAGGAGGCCGACAAGATTGAGGGCGCGGAAGTTGTCAAGCCGGAGAGTTACAACATCGCCTTCATGATGCTGAATACCAAGGCCGCCGACGCGGTCATCGCCGACATCTCCGTGGCCGACGAGTTCGTCAAGCGCGGTATGTTCAAGCGCGCCGGAGAGCCGCTTTCCTTCGAGGAGTTCGCCATGATTACCCGCAAGGGTAACGACGATCTGCTCACCGCCCTGAACAAGGCGCTGGCGGAAGTGAAGGCTGACGGCACCTATGCCGCCATCGTCAAGAAGTGGAATCTGTAG
- a CDS encoding YgdI/YgdR family lipoprotein, with product MSALPKLLAACLLALAACTTTSYKITTTNGQIYFAQDNPVYDVSSDTYVFVDENGEQVTLGKCEIKLIKEQ from the coding sequence ATGTCCGCATTGCCGAAACTGCTGGCAGCGTGCCTTCTGGCCCTAGCCGCCTGCACGACAACAAGCTACAAAATTACTACCACGAACGGGCAAATCTATTTTGCCCAAGACAACCCGGTATACGACGTTTCCTCGGACACCTATGTCTTCGTCGACGAAAACGGCGAACAGGTGACCTTGGGAAAATGTGAAATCAAACTCATCAAAGAACAGTAG
- a CDS encoding acyl-CoA thioesterase, translating to MATPKDFPEQDTWYTHYVSYGETDAMAVLYHAEYLHLFERSRSQFIRESGLSYREAEARGIMLPVRDAACRYRTPARYDERIHVRCGISKWGRASVNFVYEIWNDDKTVLHATGSTSHACVNLDGKPIPIPGWLRDLFQ from the coding sequence ATGGCGACCCCAAAGGACTTCCCGGAACAAGACACCTGGTACACTCACTATGTCTCCTACGGCGAGACCGACGCCATGGCCGTGCTTTATCACGCCGAATACCTGCACCTGTTCGAACGCTCGCGTAGTCAGTTCATTCGTGAATCGGGCCTGAGCTACCGTGAGGCAGAGGCACGCGGCATCATGCTCCCGGTTCGCGATGCGGCCTGCCGCTACCGCACCCCTGCGCGCTACGATGAACGCATCCATGTGCGCTGCGGCATCTCCAAATGGGGCAGGGCCTCGGTGAACTTCGTCTACGAAATCTGGAACGACGACAAAACCGTCCTCCATGCCACCGGCTCCACCAGCCATGCCTGCGTCAACCTCGACGGCAAGCCTATCCCCATCCCCGGCTGGCTTCGCGATTTATTTCAATAA
- a CDS encoding amidohydrolase family protein, with protein sequence MRIDIHTHAFHNKIADKAVHHLVDHYGINPVGTGKADDLIERLDRAGLDKAVVLAAATSPRQVVPANNWAIELKKTAPRFIPFGTLHPGYDRNGEELERLAANGIQGLKFHPDFQGFRMDDPAFYDLMELVDERFICMFHVGDDLPPDQNPSCPKKMAALRKTFPKPIMIAAHMGGLKQWEYAIKHLAGLDVYVDCSSVMDFVNDDLLERLVEAFTPDRILFGSDYPLYDADREIQRISRRLNMSEERLDAFLSRAGKIFG encoded by the coding sequence ATGCGAATCGACATACATACTCACGCTTTTCACAACAAGATAGCCGACAAGGCGGTCCACCATCTTGTGGATCACTACGGCATCAACCCGGTGGGAACCGGGAAAGCCGACGACCTCATCGAACGACTCGACCGAGCCGGATTGGACAAAGCCGTTGTGCTGGCCGCAGCCACCTCGCCCCGCCAAGTCGTTCCCGCCAATAACTGGGCCATCGAGTTGAAGAAGACCGCTCCCCGTTTTATCCCCTTCGGCACCCTGCACCCCGGCTACGACCGCAATGGCGAGGAACTGGAGCGGCTCGCCGCCAACGGTATTCAGGGCCTCAAGTTTCATCCCGATTTCCAGGGATTCCGCATGGACGATCCAGCGTTCTACGACCTCATGGAACTGGTTGACGAGCGGTTCATCTGCATGTTCCACGTCGGCGACGACTTGCCGCCCGACCAAAACCCGTCCTGCCCGAAAAAAATGGCGGCCCTGCGCAAGACTTTCCCCAAACCGATCATGATCGCGGCCCACATGGGCGGCCTCAAACAATGGGAATACGCTATCAAGCACCTGGCCGGGCTGGATGTGTATGTGGACTGCTCCAGCGTCATGGACTTCGTGAACGACGATCTGCTCGAACGCCTTGTGGAGGCTTTCACACCGGACCGCATCCTGTTTGGCAGCGATTATCCCTTGTACGACGCAGATAGGGAAATTCAGCGCATATCCCGGCGTCTCAACATGTCCGAGGAACGGCTGGACGCCTTTTTGAGCCGCGCAGGCAAAATATTCGGTTAA
- a CDS encoding amino acid ABC transporter permease — MDFSLIFKHQDMLLQGAWTTLQITFGALSLGLFLGILAGTGRISRRLHIRIIADIYIQIIRGTPMLLQIFFFYLGFPQIFMTVTGESYTPDPLLTGIVALGINSGAYNAEIIRAGIQSINKGQMEAARGTGLTHVQAMFHVILPQALKRMIPPLGNELIVLLKDSSLISTIGVAELMFTAKVLGARYYTYVPFLVGVGVIYLTLTFGFSRFFNALERKLSAGSGAREEKGAVPDLG, encoded by the coding sequence ATGGATTTTTCCCTTATCTTCAAACACCAGGACATGCTCCTTCAGGGCGCATGGACCACGCTGCAGATAACCTTCGGGGCTTTGTCTTTGGGGCTCTTTCTCGGCATCCTGGCAGGAACCGGGCGCATCAGCCGCCGTCTGCATATCCGCATCATAGCCGACATCTACATTCAGATCATTCGCGGCACCCCTATGTTGTTGCAGATATTTTTCTTTTATCTCGGATTCCCGCAGATTTTCATGACGGTCACTGGCGAGAGCTACACTCCCGACCCGCTTCTTACGGGTATCGTGGCGTTGGGTATCAACAGTGGCGCGTACAACGCCGAAATCATTCGCGCCGGTATCCAGTCTATCAACAAGGGACAGATGGAGGCCGCACGCGGCACAGGGCTGACGCATGTGCAGGCCATGTTCCACGTTATCCTTCCCCAGGCCCTCAAACGGATGATTCCGCCCCTTGGAAACGAACTTATCGTTCTGCTCAAGGATTCGTCCCTGATCTCCACCATCGGCGTCGCAGAACTCATGTTCACCGCCAAGGTGCTGGGTGCGCGGTATTACACCTATGTTCCGTTCCTGGTCGGGGTCGGGGTCATCTATCTGACATTGACCTTCGGCTTTTCCCGCTTTTTCAACGCGCTTGAGCGCAAACTGTCTGCGGGCAGCGGAGCTCGCGAAGAAAAAGGCGCGGTTCCGGATCTCGGCTGA
- a CDS encoding IS110 family RNA-guided transposase, protein MAKLKVSSVHRFVEAFSGEKVWIGVDVHKLSFSVALLRPDGAVKDWTCPADATALTRLVMSLPVEVGAVCYESGPTGFELARSLEAEGVTVVVAAPSRIPRPITATNKTDSLDCRKLAELAASGLIRPIAIPSVEAEAFRALERRRHQLTDSLRRAKQRIRSLLLYLGAQEPADLDHWSKAAILTLHQVELPSGAKETLESLLDELEYFACAQRKVDQRLRISIREQDEARRIAAMRSVPGVGEVVATTFAAEVYRPERFNRSEEVTAYLGLAPVMRQSGGSKGKATLRPVGQKRLRSLLIEAAWVWKQRDEWAREFYNRIYSRHGVAQKAIAALARKLAALLWKLSLPVTQS, encoded by the coding sequence ATGGCAAAGCTCAAAGTATCATCTGTTCATCGGTTTGTTGAAGCGTTTTCCGGCGAGAAGGTATGGATAGGAGTGGACGTCCATAAGCTGAGTTTCAGCGTGGCTTTGCTCAGACCTGATGGTGCCGTGAAGGACTGGACTTGTCCGGCTGATGCAACAGCACTCACCCGGCTTGTCATGTCATTACCTGTTGAGGTTGGCGCGGTTTGCTATGAATCTGGACCGACTGGCTTTGAGTTGGCCAGGAGCCTCGAAGCAGAAGGTGTTACGGTTGTCGTTGCTGCGCCAAGCCGAATCCCGCGCCCCATTACCGCTACCAACAAGACCGACAGCCTGGACTGCCGCAAACTGGCAGAGCTGGCAGCCTCCGGCCTGATCAGACCAATCGCCATTCCTTCCGTTGAAGCTGAAGCCTTCCGTGCTCTTGAGCGTCGAAGGCATCAGCTCACCGACTCTCTTCGTCGAGCTAAACAACGGATTCGTTCACTTCTTCTTTATCTTGGAGCGCAGGAGCCTGCCGATCTGGACCATTGGAGCAAGGCTGCCATACTCACACTTCATCAGGTGGAACTTCCTTCGGGGGCAAAAGAGACTCTTGAAAGCTTGCTCGATGAACTGGAGTACTTCGCTTGTGCACAACGCAAAGTGGATCAGCGTTTGCGAATAAGCATCCGGGAACAAGACGAGGCAAGACGTATTGCCGCCATGAGGTCCGTTCCCGGCGTTGGCGAAGTCGTGGCCACGACTTTTGCGGCAGAGGTTTACCGCCCGGAACGTTTCAATCGCAGCGAAGAGGTGACAGCTTACCTGGGCCTTGCGCCAGTGATGCGGCAAAGTGGAGGCAGCAAGGGTAAGGCAACACTTCGCCCGGTCGGTCAAAAGCGATTACGAAGTTTACTGATTGAAGCAGCTTGGGTGTGGAAGCAGCGAGATGAGTGGGCCAGGGAGTTCTACAACCGAATTTATAGCCGACATGGTGTGGCACAAAAAGCAATAGCTGCGCTTGCTCGTAAATTGGCCGCGCTTTTGTGGAAGCTCAGCTTACCTGTAACGCAGTCGTAA
- a CDS encoding ABC transporter ATP-binding protein, with protein sequence MTDLQYVRPVRTRPLAKDARPVVSLKGLTKRFGKVVANDAITLDVYPGRIKALLGENGAGKSTMMSMLAGRYKPDEGTIEVDGRPVRFNSSKDAIRAGIGMVYQHFMLVDSMTVAENVLLGQEGSFFVSPREMEHRVGELAERYGLDIKPGERICNLSMGERQLVEILKLLYRESRILIFDEPTAVLTPEETRSLFEALWRMTEQGKSIIFISHKLEEVIALADEIAILRRGRIEGELDPESIESKADLASRMVGKEVLLEVDRQPAEIGDTVLEVRNLTGLGLTEVDLDVRRGEVVALVGVAGNGQKALVEAVTGLTKPPLDTVFIMGHPWRKFFAESTWNRSMCYIPEDRLGLATLPNQNLVDNLLLTTRKGFAKGLWLDKKKAAKHTVRLIEKFDIRPGRIHALAWQLSGGNLQKAVLARELYREPKLIVAEQPTQGLDVSATEEVWKRLLEARSMAGVLLVTGDLNEALQLADRIAVIYRGRILDVLDNTDKDTFRKIGPLMAGIVD encoded by the coding sequence ATGACCGACCTGCAATATGTCCGGCCCGTGCGGACCCGCCCCCTTGCCAAGGACGCGCGGCCGGTGGTCAGCCTCAAGGGATTGACCAAACGGTTCGGCAAGGTGGTGGCCAACGACGCCATCACGCTCGACGTGTATCCGGGCCGCATCAAGGCCCTGCTCGGCGAGAACGGCGCGGGCAAGTCCACCATGATGTCCATGCTGGCGGGCAGGTACAAGCCCGACGAGGGAACGATCGAGGTGGACGGTCGGCCTGTCCGGTTCAATTCTTCCAAGGACGCCATTCGGGCGGGCATCGGCATGGTCTATCAGCATTTCATGCTTGTGGATTCCATGACCGTGGCTGAAAACGTTCTTCTCGGGCAGGAGGGCAGCTTTTTCGTCTCCCCCCGCGAGATGGAACACCGCGTGGGTGAATTGGCGGAACGATACGGCCTGGACATCAAGCCTGGCGAGCGCATCTGCAATCTGTCCATGGGCGAGCGGCAATTGGTGGAGATTCTCAAACTTCTTTACCGCGAGAGCCGCATTCTCATTTTTGATGAGCCCACGGCGGTTCTCACCCCGGAGGAGACGCGCAGCCTTTTCGAAGCGTTGTGGCGCATGACCGAGCAGGGCAAGTCCATCATTTTCATCTCCCACAAGTTGGAAGAGGTCATCGCCCTGGCCGACGAGATCGCCATTCTCAGGCGCGGTCGGATCGAGGGCGAGCTGGACCCGGAATCCATCGAGTCCAAGGCCGATCTTGCCTCGCGCATGGTCGGCAAGGAAGTCCTTCTTGAAGTGGACCGGCAGCCCGCCGAGATCGGCGATACGGTCCTTGAGGTCAGGAATCTCACCGGCCTCGGTCTGACCGAGGTGGACCTGGACGTTCGCCGTGGCGAGGTCGTGGCGCTGGTGGGCGTGGCCGGAAACGGCCAGAAGGCGTTGGTGGAGGCCGTGACCGGCCTGACCAAGCCGCCGCTCGACACCGTGTTCATCATGGGCCACCCGTGGCGCAAGTTCTTTGCCGAATCCACTTGGAACAGGTCTATGTGCTACATCCCCGAGGACCGTTTGGGCCTGGCCACGCTGCCCAATCAGAACCTCGTGGACAACCTGCTCCTGACTACCCGCAAGGGGTTTGCCAAAGGGCTATGGCTGGACAAGAAAAAGGCCGCGAAGCACACGGTCCGGCTCATCGAGAAATTCGATATCCGCCCCGGCCGCATTCACGCCCTGGCCTGGCAGCTCTCGGGCGGCAATCTTCAGAAGGCCGTTCTGGCCCGCGAACTCTATCGCGAACCCAAGCTCATCGTGGCCGAACAACCCACCCAGGGACTGGATGTGTCCGCCACCGAAGAAGTCTGGAAGCGGCTGCTTGAAGCACGGTCCATGGCGGGCGTGCTTCTGGTTACCGGGGATCTCAACGAGGCCCTGCAATTGGCCGACCGCATCGCGGTCATCTACCGGGGCCGAATTCTGGATGTCCTGGACAATACCGACAAGGACACCTTCCGCAAGATTGGTCCTCTCATGGCCGGGATCGTCGATTAG
- a CDS encoding DsrE/DsrF/DrsH-like family protein has translation MNQKHGFITSRGTLDGAMPALVMALNSVRLGNDATIFYTFMGMDVIRPGGIEKLKFYPEGTMGAIPGMPHIATGMMKKWMNEANIPGAAEMFEMAQLEGVKLVACHMTMEMMKLKQEDFVEGVGLDCGRVYKIRGRM, from the coding sequence ATGAACCAGAAGCACGGCTTCATTACCTCCAGGGGAACTTTGGATGGCGCAATGCCTGCGCTGGTCATGGCGCTCAATTCCGTCAGGCTCGGCAATGACGCGACCATTTTTTACACATTCATGGGAATGGACGTGATTCGGCCCGGCGGCATCGAGAAGTTAAAGTTTTATCCGGAAGGCACCATGGGCGCGATCCCTGGAATGCCCCACATTGCGACCGGCATGATGAAGAAATGGATGAACGAGGCCAACATTCCCGGCGCCGCCGAGATGTTCGAGATGGCGCAACTGGAAGGGGTAAAGTTGGTGGCCTGTCACATGACCATGGAGATGATGAAGCTCAAGCAGGAGGATTTCGTGGAAGGCGTCGGTCTGGACTGCGGAAGAGTTTATAAAATACGCGGGCGAATGTGA
- a CDS encoding homoserine dehydrogenase, producing MDVIRLGLGGFGTVGSGLAKILDMNAERIEKRLGKRVEIAKVLVRDLNKKRAFDPGSAVVFTDDPDELVNDPSVNIVVELMGGLDTARDLMLKAFSAGKHVVTANKHLLAEHGLELFQAASDNAVGLMFEASCAGGIPIVQTLKESLAGDEITKMLGIMNGTANYILSEMTTKGMDFEAALADAQDLGYAEADPSFDIEGFDTAHKLCVLIRMAYGLDYPLAELPVQGITSVTPMDIDFAREFGYRIKLLAHVMDVNGRLEAGVHPALVPYTYLLARVGGNYNAVRLEGNAVGPIMLHGQGAGDLPTGSAVLADIMNLVRKISDGCTGPDNTGFHNQPIPKAKILPPEDSESKYYFRFTVADRTGVMAAITRSMADHNVSIAQAVQKGEGGAEGIPLVIITHETSARDADAVLAEIDAMDFSVEPCVKFRIL from the coding sequence ATGGATGTAATAAGACTCGGTCTTGGAGGTTTCGGCACGGTCGGTTCCGGCCTGGCCAAAATCCTCGACATGAACGCCGAACGCATTGAGAAGCGGCTCGGCAAGCGCGTGGAAATCGCCAAGGTCCTGGTTCGGGACCTGAACAAAAAACGCGCCTTCGACCCCGGTTCGGCCGTGGTCTTCACCGATGACCCGGACGAGTTGGTAAACGACCCGTCCGTGAACATCGTGGTGGAGCTCATGGGTGGACTGGACACGGCCCGCGATCTCATGCTCAAGGCGTTCTCCGCCGGAAAGCACGTGGTCACGGCCAACAAGCACCTGCTCGCCGAACACGGCCTGGAATTGTTCCAGGCCGCTTCGGACAATGCAGTGGGGCTCATGTTCGAGGCCAGTTGCGCCGGTGGCATCCCCATCGTCCAGACCCTCAAGGAGAGCTTGGCGGGCGACGAGATCACCAAGATGCTCGGAATCATGAACGGCACGGCCAACTACATCCTGTCCGAGATGACCACCAAGGGCATGGACTTCGAAGCCGCACTGGCCGACGCGCAGGACCTGGGCTACGCCGAAGCTGACCCGAGCTTCGACATTGAAGGGTTCGACACCGCCCACAAGCTGTGCGTGCTCATTCGCATGGCATACGGCTTGGACTACCCCCTGGCTGAGCTGCCGGTGCAGGGCATTACCAGCGTGACGCCCATGGACATCGATTTCGCCCGCGAATTCGGCTACCGCATCAAGCTGCTGGCCCATGTCATGGATGTGAACGGCCGTCTGGAGGCGGGCGTGCACCCGGCCCTGGTCCCCTACACCTACCTGCTGGCCCGTGTGGGCGGCAACTACAACGCCGTGCGCCTGGAAGGCAACGCGGTGGGACCGATCATGCTGCACGGCCAGGGCGCGGGAGACCTGCCCACGGGCAGCGCGGTACTGGCGGACATCATGAACCTTGTGCGCAAGATCAGCGACGGCTGCACCGGCCCGGACAACACCGGCTTCCACAACCAGCCGATCCCCAAGGCGAAAATCCTGCCGCCGGAGGACTCCGAGTCCAAGTACTACTTCCGGTTCACCGTGGCCGACCGCACCGGCGTAATGGCAGCCATCACCCGGTCCATGGCCGATCACAACGTTTCCATCGCCCAGGCGGTGCAAAAAGGCGAAGGCGGAGCCGAAGGCATTCCGCTGGTGATTATCACGCACGAAACCTCGGCGCGGGACGCGGACGCTGTACTGGCTGAAATCGACGCCATGGACTTCTCCGTGGAGCCCTGCGTCAAATTCCGAATCCTGTAA
- a CDS encoding ABC transporter permease: MWEFLIPLFAATVQSGTPILYATLGEMLTEKGGVLNLGVEGMMALAALAAFWTSLVTGSPWLGFVAGGCAGMLLASLHAFVCISCLGNQVVSGLALTILGGGLTHFLGVPYVGLAAPGFDPFDFPLLSQIPGVGEIFFKHDMLVYLSFVIPFLFWFFFRRTSLGLHVAATGEMPAAAAAVGLKPIRLRYFAVMAGGFLVGLGGAYLSLAYTHLWTNGLSGGRGWIAVALVIFAFWRPGRAVVGAYLFGGVMAFQLRLQAAGTHLPSSLLLMLPYLLTILVLILSAWRGRRIDAPAALGTNIEPEG; this comes from the coding sequence ATGTGGGAATTCCTCATACCGCTATTCGCGGCCACTGTGCAGTCCGGCACCCCCATCCTCTACGCCACCCTGGGTGAAATGCTCACCGAGAAGGGCGGGGTGCTCAACCTCGGCGTGGAGGGCATGATGGCCCTGGCCGCTCTGGCCGCATTCTGGACCAGCCTCGTCACCGGTTCCCCTTGGCTCGGGTTTGTGGCGGGCGGCTGTGCTGGTATGCTCCTTGCCTCACTACACGCCTTCGTCTGCATTTCCTGCCTGGGCAACCAGGTTGTGTCCGGCCTGGCCCTGACCATCCTCGGCGGTGGTCTGACTCATTTTCTGGGCGTGCCCTACGTCGGCCTTGCCGCGCCCGGCTTCGATCCGTTTGATTTCCCGCTGCTGTCGCAGATTCCGGGTGTGGGCGAAATATTTTTCAAGCATGACATGCTGGTCTATCTTTCCTTCGTCATTCCGTTCCTGTTCTGGTTCTTCTTCCGGCGGACCAGTCTTGGCCTGCATGTGGCCGCCACCGGAGAGATGCCCGCAGCAGCCGCTGCCGTCGGCCTCAAGCCCATTCGTTTGCGTTACTTCGCGGTGATGGCCGGCGGATTCCTGGTCGGACTTGGCGGGGCGTATCTGTCCCTGGCCTACACTCACCTCTGGACCAACGGGCTTTCCGGCGGTCGTGGCTGGATCGCCGTGGCGTTGGTCATCTTTGCCTTTTGGCGGCCCGGCCGGGCCGTGGTGGGGGCGTACCTGTTCGGCGGGGTCATGGCCTTTCAGCTCAGGCTCCAGGCCGCGGGTACGCATCTGCCGTCCTCTCTGCTGCTCATGCTTCCGTATTTGCTGACCATCCTGGTCTTGATTCTCTCCGCTTGGCGCGGCCGCCGTATTGATGCTCCGGCCGCTCTCGGCACCAACATCGAGCCGGAGGGGTAG
- a CDS encoding MarR family winged helix-turn-helix transcriptional regulator, whose amino-acid sequence MNKKDDTLIPDRDVAEFRHLMEGIFQCCRERMQDQSERFDLPDAQLRCLLQFNGERYLTAKALAYRLNVAKSRVTKLVAALVRRGFLVSLPDPADFRVKLLSLTSAGGRLLKDISRFRFEMHRIVLEQFSSEQRGELLNSLSLLSCHMKTAKDVVE is encoded by the coding sequence ATGAACAAAAAAGACGACACATTGATCCCAGATCGGGACGTAGCGGAATTTCGACACCTCATGGAAGGTATTTTCCAATGTTGCCGGGAGCGGATGCAGGATCAGAGCGAACGGTTCGATCTGCCCGATGCCCAGTTGCGCTGTCTACTACAGTTCAATGGGGAACGATACCTGACGGCCAAGGCTCTGGCCTATCGTCTCAATGTTGCCAAGAGCAGGGTGACAAAGCTAGTCGCGGCCCTTGTCCGACGTGGTTTCCTTGTGTCGTTGCCCGATCCGGCCGATTTCCGGGTGAAGCTACTTTCCCTGACGTCGGCAGGGGGAAGACTTCTCAAGGATATTTCCAGGTTTCGTTTCGAGATGCACCGAATCGTGCTTGAACAGTTCAGCTCTGAACAGCGTGGAGAATTGCTTAATTCTCTTTCCTTGCTTTCTTGTCACATGAAGACGGCAAAGGATGTGGTCGAGTAA
- a CDS encoding cofactor-independent phosphoglycerate mutase has product MKLLYLIADGMGGWPLEELGGKTTMEAAHTPNMDELARTGAVGLAQTVPEGMAPGSDVANMALLGFDPAVYHTGRGPIEAAAQGLSLGPDDLVWRLNLVTVSKLTIDGAMRDYSSGHIASEISRPLVEKLQEKLGDETYTFYPGIQYRHLLVQKDGALTDDAHLFINPPHDITDKPIKLDLRAFSKSPHLWDLLFEAHEFLADRSNNRSAANSIWPWGQGRPLNLPDFKATNGLDGAVISAVDLIKGLGFASNMSVLDVPGATGLLDTNYEGKVEAALSFLEDHDFVFVHLEGPDECGHGGSARDKVEAISRFDARIVAPLREALKDEETAWIVTCDHFTPIKERTHTSDPVPFLLNGPGCAPSEVDGFSEKNAASGKKLDNGHELLAHALKIFGIR; this is encoded by the coding sequence ATGAAGCTTCTTTATCTCATAGCGGACGGCATGGGCGGATGGCCCCTGGAAGAACTGGGCGGCAAGACCACCATGGAAGCCGCGCACACGCCGAATATGGACGAACTGGCCCGCACGGGCGCGGTCGGTCTTGCGCAGACCGTCCCCGAGGGTATGGCCCCCGGCTCCGATGTGGCCAACATGGCCCTGCTCGGTTTCGACCCGGCCGTTTATCACACGGGCCGCGGCCCTATCGAGGCCGCCGCCCAAGGACTCTCCCTCGGCCCGGACGACCTGGTCTGGCGGCTCAATCTGGTGACTGTCTCCAAGCTGACCATCGACGGGGCCATGCGCGACTACTCCTCGGGGCACATTGCCTCCGAGATTTCTCGTCCCCTGGTGGAAAAACTCCAGGAGAAACTCGGCGACGAGACCTACACCTTTTACCCGGGCATCCAATACCGCCATCTGCTGGTCCAGAAGGACGGCGCGTTGACCGACGACGCGCACCTGTTCATCAACCCGCCGCACGACATCACGGACAAGCCCATCAAGCTCGACCTGCGCGCCTTTTCCAAAAGCCCGCACCTGTGGGACCTTCTCTTCGAAGCCCATGAGTTCTTGGCCGACCGATCCAACAACCGCTCGGCCGCCAACTCCATCTGGCCCTGGGGCCAGGGACGCCCCCTGAATCTCCCCGACTTCAAGGCAACCAACGGGCTCGACGGCGCAGTCATTTCCGCCGTGGACCTTATCAAGGGACTCGGCTTCGCTTCGAACATGTCTGTTCTGGACGTGCCGGGTGCCACAGGACTGCTCGACACCAACTACGAAGGGAAAGTGGAAGCGGCCCTGTCCTTCCTTGAGGACCACGACTTCGTCTTCGTCCATCTGGAAGGACCGGACGAATGCGGCCACGGCGGCAGCGCAAGGGACAAGGTGGAGGCCATCTCACGGTTCGACGCGCGAATCGTCGCCCCCTTGCGTGAAGCGCTCAAGGATGAAGAGACCGCCTGGATCGTCACCTGCGACCACTTCACGCCCATCAAGGAACGGACTCACACTTCCGACCCGGTACCCTTCCTTCTCAACGGTCCGGGCTGTGCCCCTTCCGAGGTGGACGGCTTCAGCGAGAAAAATGCGGCCTCGGGCAAAAAACTGGACAACGGGCACGAACTGCTCGCCCACGCCCTCAAAATCTTCGGGATACGGTAA